One genomic region from Halomicrobium zhouii encodes:
- a CDS encoding GNAT family N-acetyltransferase, protein MSGPTFLRGETVTLRVVDEDDLAFAQRVVNHPEVRRGVGAFAPKTAEDEREWYERQDDDGPSFVLYASDQPVGIAGLHLDPYPWGYAEVGYMVHPDHWGHGYATDAVRCLVRYAFDERRLHKVGADVYAPNEASQRVLEKVGFEREGVRRDHAFVDGDHVDLYEYGLLESEWRE, encoded by the coding sequence ATGTCTGGACCCACGTTCCTCCGTGGCGAGACGGTCACGCTCCGTGTCGTCGACGAGGACGACCTGGCGTTCGCCCAGCGCGTCGTCAACCACCCCGAGGTCCGCCGGGGCGTCGGCGCGTTCGCCCCGAAGACTGCCGAAGACGAACGCGAGTGGTACGAGCGCCAGGACGACGACGGACCCTCGTTCGTTCTGTACGCCAGCGACCAGCCCGTCGGCATCGCCGGCCTCCACCTCGACCCCTACCCCTGGGGCTACGCCGAGGTGGGCTACATGGTCCACCCGGACCACTGGGGCCACGGCTACGCCACCGACGCCGTCCGCTGCCTGGTTCGGTACGCCTTCGACGAACGCCGCCTGCACAAGGTCGGAGCGGACGTCTACGCCCCCAACGAAGCCTCCCAGCGCGTCCTGGAGAAGGTCGGCTTCGAACGCGAGGGGGTCCGCCGCGACCACGCCTTCGTCGACGGTGACCACGTCGACCTCTACGAGTACGGCCTGCTCGAATCGGAGTGGCGCGAGTAG
- a CDS encoding redoxin domain-containing protein, whose amino-acid sequence MLDAGDPALDFDLPRPTAGGSETYRLSAAAREGPVVLAFYPVTDTAESAKLLREIASVDWGAVTDRLSVLAVGVGDRASHDRLAEQVDVPFPLLLDQDGFFAERYGILEPLDERTIRVRPALFVVGEDCFVRYAWAAGDSAQNPGEDLPLDEIRSAVASG is encoded by the coding sequence ATGCTCGACGCCGGCGACCCAGCGCTCGACTTCGACCTGCCGCGACCGACGGCCGGAGGGAGCGAGACGTATCGGCTCTCCGCGGCGGCCCGTGAGGGACCGGTCGTCCTCGCGTTCTACCCGGTCACGGACACAGCGGAGTCGGCGAAGTTACTCCGCGAGATCGCGTCAGTCGACTGGGGGGCGGTCACGGATCGCCTCTCCGTCCTCGCCGTCGGCGTCGGTGACCGCGCGAGTCACGACCGACTGGCCGAACAGGTCGACGTCCCGTTCCCGTTGCTCCTCGACCAGGACGGTTTCTTCGCCGAGCGGTACGGGATCCTGGAACCTCTCGACGAACGAACGATCCGGGTCAGGCCGGCGCTGTTCGTCGTCGGCGAGGACTGTTTCGTCCGATACGCGTGGGCGGCAGGCGACTCAGCGCAGAATCCCGGGGAGGATCTGCCACTCGACGAGATCAGGTCGGCAGTCGCCTCGGGCTGA
- the nth gene encoding endonuclease III, which translates to MGTPLESREAQAEAVVERLHEEYPDSAISLRYSNRLELLVAVVLSAQCTDERVNEKTKELFEKYQSAADYAEADEEQLAEDIYGITFHNNKAGYLKNAGQIMVEEYDGEVPDSMSGLTDLPGVGRKTANVVLQHGHDIVEGIVVDTHVQRLSRRLGITEAETPPKIEEDLMPVVPEDEWQQFTHLLIDHGRAVCTARNPSCDECILADICPSAKMDSDVDLASGEAW; encoded by the coding sequence ATGGGAACGCCGCTGGAGTCACGCGAGGCACAGGCCGAGGCGGTCGTCGAGCGCCTCCACGAGGAGTACCCCGATTCCGCCATCTCGCTGCGGTACTCGAACCGGCTGGAACTGCTCGTCGCCGTCGTCCTCTCCGCGCAGTGTACCGACGAGCGGGTCAACGAGAAGACGAAAGAGCTCTTCGAGAAGTACCAGTCCGCCGCCGACTACGCCGAGGCCGACGAGGAGCAACTCGCCGAGGACATCTACGGTATCACCTTCCACAACAACAAGGCGGGCTATCTCAAGAACGCGGGCCAGATCATGGTCGAGGAGTACGACGGCGAGGTGCCCGACTCGATGTCGGGCCTCACCGACTTGCCCGGCGTCGGCCGGAAGACCGCCAACGTCGTCCTCCAGCACGGCCACGACATCGTCGAGGGGATCGTCGTCGACACCCACGTCCAGCGCCTCTCGCGCAGGCTGGGTATCACCGAAGCGGAGACGCCACCGAAGATCGAAGAGGACCTGATGCCCGTCGTCCCCGAGGACGAGTGGCAGCAGTTCACCCACCTCCTCATCGACCACGGGCGCGCGGTCTGTACGGCCCGGAACCCTTCCTGTGACGAGTGCATCCTGGCCGACATCTGTCCCTCCGCGAAGATGGACAGCGACGTCGACCTCGCCAGCGGCGAGGCGTGGTGA